TGGGACGATAGCCGCACTTGCAGCGGGTGAATATCTGAAACAGTTATCAAGGTCCGGGACAAAGGATCTAATCAAGGTAGTGAGGTAGTATTGTTATGGAGCATAATTTTGAAGAGCAGGCAAATATTTTGAAGGCGCTAGGCCATCCGACACGGTTACGGATTGTGAAAGGAATTTGCGAGAATGGCTGTAATGTGAGCCGCATGGTTGAAGGGCTCGGAATGCCGCAAGCAACAGTATCACAGCATCTGGGAGTATTACGGGCGAGTGGTATAATAAAGGGAGAAAAAAGGGGATTGGAGATCTGTTACCGGATAATAAATGAGAAGGTTAAAAAAATCCTTGAGGTGATGGCCTCTGATAGTTAAGAAAATAACGTAAAAGGACCGAAGTATTGTCGGTTAATTTTAATAAGCAGGAAGGAGATATTTATGAGCGTTATACAAGTAACAGATGCAACATTCGAGCAGGAGGTCCTCAAATCGGATAAACCTGTTATGGTTGATTTCTGGGCTCCATGGTGCGGTCCGTGTAGAATGATTGCTCCGGTAGTTGAGGGTATTGCAAATGAATACGAAGCCAAGCTGAAAGCTGCAAAACTCAATACTGATGACAACAGCACTACTGCTGCAGAATATGGCATAACCGGCATTCCGTGCCTTGTATTCTTCAAAGACGGGAAAGAAGTTGAGCGGCTTGTTGGATTTTTGCCAAAAGAGCATATTGAAAAGAAGGTTCAAAACATTATTGGCTAATCTCCCAATTATCGAAAATTTTGACCGAAAAGTTCTGCCGGATGATATTTTCTCGCAGGAGTGTGCTTTTTCTATGTATTTTAAGAATAATAAAGGAGTTCTCTTATGCCTTCGTTTGACTATAAATGTAATGAATGCGGTCATGGGTTTGAAGTTTATACTGCTACTCTGGCTACAGAAAAAAACACTGATTGTCCGCATTGCAGCGGCAAAGATACCAGAAAGATATTTCATGCGCTAAATATCGGTTCGGTTTCAAAAGGCAATGATTTCCCGGCTCCGGATAAGTGCGAGTCATGTTGCCATGGAGGAATGTGCGGGCATTAAAATATCAAAAACTGGAGTGGGCCATGATCGAAGATAAAACGACAGACGTTTTAATAATAGGTGCCGGACCGGCTGGGCTCTCGGCTGCTATCTATACTGCCCGCGCAAATAGGAAGACAGTAGTTCTGCGCGGAAAGGCGAAATCAAGATTAGAACAGGCACATTTGATTGAGAATTATCCAGGTGTCATGTCAATCAAGGGAACTGAGCTTCTTTTGCAGTTTGAGGAACAAGCCCGGCATTTTGGTGTGGAAATTATTGAAACGGACGCAATCGATCTTGGATTAGGCTTTGCCCCCAAGATGATAAATACCCGTAGCGGAATGATTATCGCTGATACCGTAATTCTTGCTATGGGAAAAGGAAGCAGTAAGGTTGCCATTGAAAATGAAGAAGACTATATCGGACTTGGGGTTTCTTACTGTGTTGTTTGTGATGGTGCTTTATATAAGAATAAAGTAACTGTCGTCTATGGCAATGATAATGATTCATTTGAGGATGCGTTGATGCTTGAACAATTAGGTTGTAAGGTAACGCTCATTGTCTCGGGAAAAGAGGCTCAGTACAATAGCGAACTTATTGCGAAAATAAAGAGCAAAGACATTCCTTGTATAAATGAAGCGCGGGTTACGAAGGTTATCGGTGAAAATGTTCTGACAGGGATTGAATATGAGAAAGCAAGTGAAAAGTCGGTGTTACCGGCAAATGCTCTGTTTATCATCACACATGGCCCTGGTTCGACATTGCTTAAGCGCGCTGGACTAGAGATTGATGCGACAAATTGTATAGAGGTTAACCGGAGTCAGGAGACGAACCTGCAAGGGGTCTTTGCAGCCGGTGATATTATTTGTGGCGGAATGCAAATTGCTACTGCTGTTGGCGATGGTGTCAACGCAGCGCTCAGCTGTCTCCGATATTTGCGGGCAAAAAAAACGTAATTGATTTTTTATATGCCGTAATTATTATAACTAATGAGTTTCTGTACAAATCACAAGGTAATATATAAAAAGTATTATTATAAAAGCAAAAATTATAGTATACTTATATTGTATTAAATAATCCACTAAACAGGTATTTTAATGGCCGAGATCAAGTGTGAAAATGATTTAATCCCTTATATCATAGGCGATTCGATGATTTTTAACCTGGACAATAATCTCGTACAGATTGGTCCTATTTCTGTAAAAGATTTATCTATACATGACCTGGAAGTGCCAGAAAATATCATTTTTCGCCCGAATGATTACTTGACCATTGAGTTCAATTTTTTTCATCTTTTTTTTATTCATAAAAAACGCCTAAACGTATATGCACTTAAAGACCAGATTGTAAAATTAAAAAAAATTATGCAAATATCTCTTTTTGCTGGTAAAAAGGATTGGGCCGCTGAGTTGTTGTATCGTGATATCAATACGTTAAACGACGAAGATAAACAGTTTTTAATGGTGTATATCCAGAATTACCTCGCAGGGAAGATCGGACATTCTGATATTTTGAATAAGCTGGGAGAATGCTTTCAACG
This genomic window from Candidatus Margulisiibacteriota bacterium contains:
- a CDS encoding transcriptional regulator, whose protein sequence is MEHNFEEQANILKALGHPTRLRIVKGICENGCNVSRMVEGLGMPQATVSQHLGVLRASGIIKGEKRGLEICYRIINEKVKKILEVMASDS
- the trxA gene encoding thioredoxin — protein: MSVIQVTDATFEQEVLKSDKPVMVDFWAPWCGPCRMIAPVVEGIANEYEAKLKAAKLNTDDNSTTAAEYGITGIPCLVFFKDGKEVERLVGFLPKEHIEKKVQNIIG